A window from Vigna angularis cultivar LongXiaoDou No.4 chromosome 7, ASM1680809v1, whole genome shotgun sequence encodes these proteins:
- the LOC128197903 gene encoding protein FAR1-RELATED SEQUENCE 5-like — protein sequence MVDVNVEEDVVASGHCHKFDEGIPFGLSLKVGLMSTHTIDVDEVNEYNDNVDDRNESLLEMDPTVHMCFESMIKAKIFYTNYAIRRGFSVRTRTSKKDKDNNVYYLRIVCSREGKYVSSVKPVVKTLPSQINQCPAGITIAKKEDKWFIRTVVLDHNHDLCPNNSKLFAVNRKLSMQEKHTLEVNHDAGVRLNKSFLSIVNDAGGYENMDFVERDARNYIGQHRRSLCKDGDGKALLRHFSSMKDRNNEFFYDIALDEGNKICSVFWADARSRAACEEFGDVVSFDTTYLTNKYDMPFAPFVGVNHHGHSILLGCGLLSSEDTASFVWLFQCWLRCMRNKSPQGIITDQCRAMANAIEQVFPDTRHRWCLWHILKKLPEKLHGYRNNPAIKTELHALIYNCVCPREFENGWEELLAKHGLEQNEWLCNLYEDRHKWVPCYLKKYFWAGMSTTQRSEGMNAFFDGFINSTTTLQQFVVQYDNAVRVKAQKEIEADFSSMNTTIACGSQSPIERQFQVQYTHAKFEEVQTEFRSRMNCFIKDTLKEDLRNTYTIKEEQMWEGNRLPDKFYKVQFDPLTQTSTCSCQLFEFRGIICRHSLLVFGQEDVYSVPSQYILRRWSKNIRRRHTLMTSYSNSTNDPRMERYKLLCKRFFEIAEVACESEVASTELEKDINCLGKKFGFSSFMTNNIISDAGQLRYDLGACTSMPHSPIRISDVLVHSPATVKRKGRPRTNRLKSSIEKRTQRRKSASFTKTSTPPTEQCGERASNVVERDDHVQFQADSTQLSEQTEMGHFGFFSLLSAVHNNFDNNIS from the exons ATGGTGGACGTAAATGTTGAAGAGGATGTTG ttgCCAGTGGTCATTGTCATAAGTTTGATGAGGGAATACCATTTGGTTTATCTCTAAAGGTGGGTCTAATGTCGACGCACACAATTGAtgtggatgaagtgaatgagtaTAATGACAATGTTGATGACCGTAATGAGAGTTTATTGGAAATGGACCCAACAGTGCATATGTGTTTTGAATCAATGATTAAAGCTAAAATTTTTTACACAAACTACGCCATTAGACGTGGGTTTTCGGTGCGGACTAGAACttctaaaaaagataaagacaaCAACGTGTACTACTTGAGAATAGTTTGTTCAAGGGAGGGCAAATATGTGTCTTCCGTCAAACCAGTGGTGAAAACACTTCCAAGTCAAATTAACCAATGTCCTGCTGGGATAACCATTGCAAAGAAGGAGGACAAGTGGTTTATAAGGACGGTTGTTCTGGACCACAACCATGATCTTTGCCCAAATAACTCCAAACTATTTGCAGTGAATAGAAAGTTAAGCATGCAAGAAAAACACACCTTGGAGGTCAACCATGATGCTGGAGTTAGGTTAAATAAGAGTTTCCTTAGCATTGTCAACGATGCCGGGGGCTATGAAAACATGGACTTCGTCGAGCGGGACGCTCGAAACTACATTGGCCAACATAGAAGATCTTTATGTAAAGATGGTGATGGTAAGGCACTCCTACGACACTTTTCTTCAATGAAAGATAGAAATAACGAGTTCTTCTATGACATTGCACTAGATGAAGGGAATAAAATCTGTAGTGTGTTTTGGGCTGATGCAAGAAGTCGTGCTGCATGTGAAGAATTTGGTGATGTTGTTTCCTTTGACACGACTTACTTGACAAATAAGTACGACATGCCATTTGCGCCTTTTGTTGGAGTTAACCATCATGGACACTCCATTTTACTTGGATGTGGATTGTTGTCTTCGGAAGACACTGCCTCATTTGTATGGTTGTTCCAATGTTGGCTAAGATGCATGCGTAATAAGAGTCCTCAAGGTATTATTACTGACCAATGCAGGGCAATGGCCAATGCTATTGAACAAGTGTTTCCTGATACGAGGCACAGGTGGTGTTTATGGCACATCCTGAAGAAGTTGCCTGAAAAATTGCACGGCTATAGAAATAATCCCGCTATCAAAACCGAGCTACATGCGCttatatataattgtgtttgtccaagagaatttgaaaatggttgGGAGGAACTACTTGCCAAACATGGATTGGAGCAAAATGAATGGCTATGTAATTTGTACGAAGATAGACATAAATGGGTTCCGTGTtacttgaaaaaatatttttgggccGGCATGTCTACGACTCAGAGAAGTGAGGGGATGAATGCTTTTTTTGATGGATTTATCAATTCCACAACCACACTTCAACAATTTGTGGTCCAATACGACAATGCCGTTAGGGTAAAGGCGCAGAAGGAAATCGAAGCGGACTTCTCGTCCATGAACACCACTATTGCATGTGGCTCTCAGTCACCGATTGAGAGACAATTTCAAGTCCAATACACACATGCAAAGTTTGAGGAGGTCCAAACTGAATTTCGTTCAAGGATGAATTGTTTCATCAAAGACACCTTAAAGGAGGACTTAAGGAACACTTACACTATAAAAGAGGAACAAATGTGGGagggtaatcgtttaccagatAAATTTTACAAAGTTCAATTTGATCCCCTGACACAGACAAGCACTTGCTCTTGCCAACTATTTGAGTTTAGAGGAATTATATGTCGGCATTCCCTCTTGGTATTTGGTCAAGAAGATGTTTACAGTGTTCCCTCCCAATACATTTTGCGGCGTTGGAGCAAAAATATCCGAAGAAGACACACACTAATGACATCGTATAGTAACTCCACTAATGACCCACGCATGGAAAGATACAAACTGTTGTGCAAACGTTTTTTTGAAATTGCTGAAGTTGCATGTGAGTCTGAGGTTGCTAGTACAGAATTGGAAAAAGATATTAATTGTTTGGGTAAAAAATTTGGCTTCAGTTCTTTCATGACAAATAACATCATTAGTGATGCAGGCCAACTAAGATACGATCTTGGTGCATGCACGTCAATGCCACATAGTCCAATTCGAATATCTGATGTCCTTGTACACAGTCCTGCAACTGTTAAGCGAAAAGGACGTCCACGCACAAACAGGTTGAAGTCCAGTATTGAGAAAAGAACCCAAAGAAGAAAGTCAGCTTCGTTCACAAAGACTTCAACACCACCCACCGAACAATGC GGGGAAAGGGCATCTAATGTTGTTGAACGTGATGACCATGTACAGTTTCAAGCCGACTCTACCCAACTATCAGAACAAACCGAAATGGgtcattttggatttttttcGTTGTTGTCAGCTGTGCATAACAATTTCGATAACAACATCAGTTGA